The following proteins come from a genomic window of Pseudomonas putida:
- a CDS encoding YgiQ family radical SAM protein — translation MQAAKPLYDYPKYWAECFGPAPFLPMSREEMDLLGWDSCDIIIVTGDAYVDHPSFGMAIIGRLLEAQGFRVGIIAQPNWQSKDDFMKLGEPNLFFGVAAGNMDSMINRYTADKKIRSDDAYTPGGMAGKRPDRASLVYSQRCKEAYKHVPIVLGGIEASLRRIAHYDYWQDKVRHSILIDASADILLYGNAERAIVEVAQRLSSGQSIESITDVRGTAFVRRDTPEGWYEIDSTRIDRPGRVDKIINPYVNTQDTQACAIEQAKGDQEDPNEAKVVQILDSPRMTRDKSVIRLPSFEKVRNDPVLYAHANRVLHLETNPGNARALVQKHGEVDVWFNPPPIPMTTEEMDYVFGMPYARIPHPAYGKERIPAYEMIRFSVNIMRGCFGGCTFCSITEHEGRIIQNRSHESILHEIEEMRDKVPGFTGVVSDLGGPTANMYRIACKSPEIEKHCRKPSCVFPGICENLNTDHSSLIELYRKARALPGVKKILIASGLRYDLAVESPEYVKELVTHHVGGYLKIAPEHTERGPLDKMMKPGIGSYDRFKRMFEKYSKEAGKEQYLIPYFIAAHPGTTDEDMMNLALWLKGNGFRADQVQAFYPSPMASATAMYHSGKNPLRKVTYKSEGVEIVKSDEQRRLHKAFLRYHDPKGWPMLREALERMGRADLIGPGKHQLIPLHQPQTDTYQSARRKNSTPAGSHKVGKDQKILTQHTGLPPRGSDGSKPWDKREKAKAEAFARNQQAAKERKEAAKGGGKGNKKPRQPVIPR, via the coding sequence ATGCAAGCAGCCAAACCACTCTACGACTATCCCAAGTACTGGGCCGAATGCTTCGGGCCAGCACCTTTCCTGCCGATGAGCAGGGAGGAGATGGATCTGCTCGGCTGGGATTCCTGCGATATCATCATCGTGACCGGTGATGCCTACGTCGATCATCCGTCATTCGGCATGGCCATCATCGGCCGCCTGCTGGAAGCCCAGGGCTTTCGCGTGGGCATCATTGCCCAGCCGAACTGGCAGTCCAAAGACGACTTCATGAAGCTTGGTGAGCCGAACCTGTTCTTCGGCGTCGCGGCGGGCAACATGGACTCGATGATCAACCGCTACACCGCAGACAAGAAAATCCGCTCTGACGATGCCTACACCCCGGGCGGCATGGCCGGCAAGCGCCCTGACCGCGCCAGCCTGGTGTACAGCCAGCGCTGCAAGGAAGCCTACAAGCATGTGCCGATCGTGCTCGGTGGCATCGAGGCATCGCTGCGCCGCATCGCCCACTATGACTACTGGCAGGACAAGGTTCGCCATTCGATCCTGATCGACGCCAGCGCCGATATCCTGCTGTACGGCAACGCCGAGCGGGCGATCGTCGAGGTCGCTCAGCGCCTGTCCAGTGGCCAGAGCATCGAAAGCATCACCGATGTGCGCGGTACCGCATTCGTGCGTCGTGACACGCCCGAGGGCTGGTACGAGATCGACTCGACCCGCATCGACCGCCCTGGCCGCGTCGACAAGATCATCAACCCGTACGTCAATACCCAGGACACCCAGGCCTGCGCCATCGAGCAGGCCAAGGGCGACCAGGAAGACCCGAACGAAGCCAAGGTCGTGCAGATCCTCGACAGCCCGCGCATGACCCGCGACAAGTCGGTGATCCGCCTGCCATCGTTCGAGAAGGTGCGTAACGACCCGGTGCTCTACGCCCACGCCAACCGTGTGCTGCACCTGGAGACCAACCCGGGCAACGCTCGTGCGCTGGTGCAGAAGCACGGCGAAGTGGATGTGTGGTTCAACCCGCCACCCATTCCCATGACCACCGAGGAAATGGACTACGTGTTCGGCATGCCCTATGCCCGTATTCCGCACCCGGCCTACGGCAAGGAGCGCATCCCGGCCTACGAGATGATCCGCTTCTCGGTGAACATCATGCGTGGCTGCTTCGGCGGGTGTACCTTCTGCTCGATCACCGAGCACGAAGGCCGGATCATCCAGAACCGCTCCCACGAGTCGATCCTGCACGAAATCGAGGAGATGCGTGACAAGGTGCCTGGCTTCACCGGCGTGGTCTCCGACCTTGGCGGGCCGACGGCCAACATGTACCGCATCGCCTGCAAGAGCCCGGAGATCGAGAAGCACTGCCGCAAGCCGTCGTGCGTGTTCCCGGGCATCTGCGAAAACCTCAACACCGACCACAGCTCGCTGATTGAGCTTTATCGCAAGGCACGCGCCCTGCCGGGTGTGAAGAAGATCCTTATCGCGTCGGGCCTGCGCTATGACTTGGCGGTGGAATCGCCCGAGTACGTCAAGGAGCTGGTCACCCACCACGTGGGCGGTTACCTGAAGATTGCCCCGGAGCACACCGAGCGTGGCCCGCTGGACAAGATGATGAAGCCGGGCATCGGCTCCTACGACCGCTTCAAGCGCATGTTCGAGAAGTACTCGAAAGAGGCGGGCAAGGAGCAGTACCTGATTCCGTACTTCATCGCTGCGCACCCGGGCACCACCGACGAAGACATGATGAACCTGGCCCTGTGGCTCAAGGGCAACGGCTTCCGCGCCGACCAGGTGCAGGCGTTCTACCCGTCGCCCATGGCCTCGGCCACGGCCATGTACCACTCGGGCAAGAACCCGCTGCGCAAGGTCACTTACAAGAGTGAAGGCGTGGAGATCGTCAAGAGCGACGAGCAGCGGCGCTTGCACAAGGCGTTCCTGCGCTACCACGATCCGAAGGGTTGGCCGATGCTGCGTGAGGCGCTGGAGCGTATGGGCCGGGCCGACCTCATCGGCCCGGGCAAGCACCAGTTGATCCCGCTGCACCAGCCGCAGACCGACACCTACCAGAGTGCACGGCGCAAAAACTCGACACCGGCCGGCAGCCACAAGGTGGGCAAGGATCAGAAGATCCTCACTCAGCACACCGGTCTGCCGCCGCGTGGCAGCGACGGCAGCAA
- the dnaB gene encoding replicative DNA helicase translates to MNEITNPEQLDLQTAALKVPPHSIEAEQAVLGGLMLDNNAWERVLDQVSDGDFYRHDHRLIFRAVHKLADANQPFDVVTLHEQLDKEGLSTQVGGLAYLAELAKNTPSVANIKAYAAIIRERATLRQLISISTDIADNAFNPQGRNAAEILDDAERQIFQIAEARPKTGGPVGVNELLTLAIDRIDTLFNSDSDITGVSTGFTDLDEKTSGLQAADLVIVAGRPSMGKTTFAMNLVENAVLRTDKAVLVFSLEMPGESLIMRMLSSLGRIDQTKVRSGQLDDDDWPRLTSAVNLLNDRKLFIDDTAGISPSEMRARTRRLAREHGEIAMIMVDYLQLMQIPGSAGDNRTNEISEISRSLKALAKEFNCPVIALSQLNRSLEQRPNKRPVNSDLRESGAIEQDADVIMFVYRDEVYHPETEHKGVAEIIIGKQRNGPIGFVRLAFIGKYTRFENLAPGMYNFDDDE, encoded by the coding sequence ATGAACGAGATCACCAATCCCGAACAGCTAGACCTGCAAACCGCTGCCCTCAAGGTGCCGCCGCATTCCATCGAGGCCGAACAGGCCGTGCTCGGTGGCCTGATGCTGGACAACAACGCCTGGGAGCGGGTGCTGGATCAGGTTTCGGATGGCGATTTCTATCGGCATGACCACCGCCTGATCTTCCGTGCCGTGCACAAGCTGGCCGACGCCAACCAGCCATTCGACGTCGTCACCCTGCACGAGCAACTGGACAAGGAAGGCTTGTCGACCCAGGTTGGCGGCCTGGCGTACCTGGCAGAACTTGCCAAGAACACCCCGTCGGTTGCCAACATCAAGGCCTACGCCGCGATCATTCGCGAGCGGGCAACGTTGCGCCAGCTGATCAGCATCAGTACCGACATCGCCGACAACGCCTTCAACCCGCAAGGGCGCAATGCCGCCGAAATTCTCGATGATGCCGAACGGCAGATCTTCCAGATCGCCGAGGCACGGCCTAAGACTGGCGGCCCAGTGGGCGTCAACGAACTGTTGACCCTGGCTATCGACCGTATCGACACGCTGTTCAACTCCGACAGCGACATCACCGGTGTTTCCACCGGTTTCACCGACCTGGACGAGAAAACCAGCGGGTTGCAGGCTGCCGACCTGGTCATCGTGGCCGGCCGTCCGTCGATGGGTAAGACCACCTTCGCCATGAACCTCGTGGAAAATGCCGTGTTGCGTACCGACAAGGCGGTGTTGGTGTTCTCCCTCGAGATGCCAGGTGAGTCGCTGATCATGCGTATGCTCTCGTCCCTTGGCCGCATCGACCAGACCAAGGTGCGTTCCGGTCAGTTGGATGATGACGACTGGCCGCGCCTGACGTCGGCGGTCAATTTGCTCAACGACCGCAAGCTGTTCATCGACGATACCGCCGGTATCAGCCCTTCGGAGATGCGGGCTCGTACCCGCCGCCTGGCGCGTGAACACGGCGAAATCGCCATGATCATGGTCGACTACCTGCAGCTGATGCAGATTCCGGGCTCGGCCGGTGACAACCGGACCAACGAAATTTCCGAGATTTCCCGCTCGCTAAAGGCCCTGGCCAAGGAATTCAACTGCCCGGTCATCGCCCTTTCGCAGCTCAACCGCTCCTTGGAACAGCGCCCGAACAAACGCCCTGTGAACTCCGACTTGCGTGAATCGGGTGCAATCGAGCAGGACGCCGACGTGATCATGTTCGTGTACCGGGATGAGGTGTACCACCCGGAGACCGAGCACAAAGGCGTTGCCGAAATCATCATCGGCAAACAGCGTAACGGCCCCATCGGCTTCGTCCGCCTGGCGTTTATCGGCAAGTACACCCGCTTCGAGAACCTCGCACCGGGCATGTACAACTTCGACGACGACGAATAA
- the rplI gene encoding 50S ribosomal protein L9, with product MELILLEKVANLGNLGDKVKVKAGYGRNFLLPFGKATVANAANLAAFEERRAELEKAAADRKSSAESRAAQLAELEVTITATAGDEGKLFGSIGTHDIADALTASGVEVAKAEVRLPNGTIRQVGEYDVAVHLHSDVEATVRVVVVAA from the coding sequence ATGGAACTGATCCTGCTGGAAAAAGTCGCTAACCTGGGCAACCTGGGCGACAAAGTTAAGGTTAAGGCTGGTTACGGCCGTAACTTCCTGCTGCCATTCGGCAAGGCCACCGTTGCCAACGCCGCCAACCTGGCTGCGTTCGAAGAGCGTCGCGCCGAGCTGGAAAAAGCAGCTGCTGACCGTAAATCGTCGGCTGAAAGCCGCGCTGCCCAACTGGCCGAGCTGGAAGTGACCATCACTGCCACCGCTGGCGACGAAGGCAAGCTGTTCGGTTCGATCGGCACCCACGACATCGCTGACGCCCTGACCGCCTCCGGCGTTGAAGTGGCCAAGGCTGAAGTTCGTCTGCCGAACGGCACCATCCGTCAGGTTGGCGAATACGACGTAGCCGTGCACCTGCACAGCGACGTTGAAGCCACCGTACGTGTGGTCGTCGTAGCTGCCTAA
- the rpsR gene encoding 30S ribosomal protein S18, giving the protein MARFFRRRKFCRFTAEDVKEIDFKDLNTLKAYVSETGKIVPSRITGTKARYQRQLATAIKRARFLALLPYTDSHGR; this is encoded by the coding sequence ATGGCACGTTTCTTCCGTCGTCGTAAATTCTGCCGCTTCACTGCTGAAGACGTGAAAGAGATCGACTTCAAAGATCTCAACACCCTGAAAGCTTACGTATCCGAAACCGGCAAAATCGTTCCAAGCCGTATCACCGGTACCAAAGCTCGTTATCAGCGTCAGCTGGCTACCGCTATCAAGCGCGCCCGCTTCCTGGCCCTGCTGCCCTACACCGACAGCCACGGCCGCTGA
- the rpsF gene encoding 30S ribosomal protein S6 — translation MRHYEIIFLVHPDQSEQVGGMVERYTKLIEEDGGKIHRLEDWGRRQLAYAINNVHKAHYVMLNVECTGKALAELEDNFRYNDAVIRNLVIRRDEAVTGQSEMLKAEENRSERRERRERPEHADSAEGDDSNDSDSSDNADE, via the coding sequence ATGCGTCATTACGAAATCATCTTCCTGGTTCACCCGGACCAGAGCGAGCAAGTCGGCGGCATGGTTGAGCGTTACACCAAGCTGATCGAAGAAGATGGTGGCAAGATCCACCGCCTGGAAGACTGGGGCCGTCGTCAACTGGCCTACGCAATCAACAATGTTCACAAGGCTCACTACGTGATGCTGAACGTTGAGTGCACCGGCAAGGCCCTGGCCGAGCTGGAAGACAACTTCCGCTACAACGATGCCGTGATCCGTAACCTCGTCATCCGTCGCGACGAAGCCGTAACCGGTCAGTCCGAGATGCTGAAGGCCGAAGAGAACCGCAGCGAGCGCCGTGAGCGTCGTGAGCGTCCTGAGCATGCTGACTCCGCCGAAGGCGACGACAGCAATGACAGCGACTCCAGCGATAACGCTGACGAGTAA
- the rlmB gene encoding 23S rRNA (guanosine(2251)-2'-O)-methyltransferase RlmB — MSQLEKIYGVHAVQALLQHHPKRVKQIWLSEGRSEPRIQALLALAAENRVQVGQAERRELDAWVEGVHQGVVAEVSPSQVWGELMLEELLERTETPPLILVLDGVTDPHNLGACLRTADAAGATAVVVPKDKSATLTPVVRKVACGAAEVIPLVAVTNLARTLEKLQQRGLWVVGTAGEAEQEIYQQDLTGPLVMIMGAEGKGMRRLTREHCDFLVKLPMSGSVSSLNVSVATGVCLFEAVRQRQAKR, encoded by the coding sequence ATGAGTCAGCTGGAAAAAATCTACGGTGTGCATGCCGTGCAGGCGCTTCTGCAGCACCATCCGAAGCGGGTCAAGCAGATCTGGCTGTCGGAAGGGCGCAGCGAGCCACGCATTCAGGCGTTGCTGGCACTGGCCGCAGAAAACCGTGTGCAGGTTGGGCAGGCCGAGCGCCGTGAGCTCGATGCCTGGGTCGAGGGCGTGCACCAGGGCGTTGTTGCCGAGGTCAGCCCGAGCCAGGTGTGGGGCGAATTGATGCTCGAGGAGTTGCTCGAGCGCACCGAAACGCCACCGCTGATCCTGGTGCTGGACGGTGTCACCGACCCGCACAACCTCGGTGCCTGCCTGCGCACCGCCGATGCTGCCGGGGCTACGGCAGTGGTCGTGCCCAAGGATAAATCCGCGACGCTGACACCAGTCGTGCGCAAGGTGGCCTGCGGCGCTGCGGAGGTGATTCCGCTGGTGGCCGTGACCAACCTGGCGCGTACCCTGGAGAAGCTTCAGCAGCGTGGTCTGTGGGTGGTGGGTACGGCCGGTGAGGCCGAGCAGGAGATCTATCAGCAGGACCTGACCGGCCCGTTGGTGATGATCATGGGCGCAGAAGGCAAGGGCATGCGCCGACTGACCCGTGAGCATTGCGATTTCCTGGTCAAGTTGCCAATGTCGGGCAGCGTCAGCAGTCTGAACGTTTCGGTGGCTACTGGCGTTTGCCTGTTCGAGGCAGTGCGCCAGCGTCAGGCCAAGCGCTGA
- the rnr gene encoding ribonuclease R, whose product MADWQSLDPEAAREAEKYDNPIPSRELILQRLADRGEPAAREELAAEFGLYEEDQIEALRRRLRAMERDGQLIYTRRGTYAPVDKLDLICGRISGHRDGFGFLIPDDGSDDLFLSPSQMRLVFDGDRALARVSGLDRRGRREGVLVEVISRGHESVVGRYFEEGGIGYVTPDNPKIQQEVLVTAGRNGGAKIGQFVEIKITHWPTPRFQPQGDVVEVIGNYMAPGMEIDVALRSYDIPHVWPQDVIKEARKFRSDVEEKDKEKRIDLRHLPFVTIDGEDARDFDDAVYCEPLGKLRLFSGGWRLYVAIADVSSYVRLGSALDVEAQQRGNSVYFPERVVPMLPEELSNGLCSLNPHVDRLAMVCEMTMNKAGQMVDYQFYEGVIHSHARLTYNKVSSMLEHARTREGKALREEYKEVLPDLKNLYNLYKVLLDARHARGAIDFETQETRIIFGEERKIAEIRPTVRNDAHKLIEECMLAANVATAEFLNKHGVPALYRVHDGPPPERLEKLRAFLGELGLSLHKGKDPSPKDYQALLASIAGRPDFHLIQTVMLRSLSQAVYSTDNNGHFGLNYEAYTHFTSPIRRYPDLLVHRAIRSIIRSKVDTPHVKRAGAMSIPKARIYPYDVNTLDQLGEQCSMTERRADEATRDVVNWLKCEFMKDRVGETFPGVITAVTGFGLFVELTDIYVEGLVHVSALPGDYYHFDPVHHRLAGERTGRSFRLGDTIEVKVMRVDLDERKIDFEVSEQQLAAPIGRKGRGAAPAAEKAEQQPAVEAKATPKPRSRKSETAEAYFPKDAVQRNAEVRKSREMKKALMTDARTGGNAGSKSDKGGKPSGKPTKHRKGPSKSGAPRKSKNKS is encoded by the coding sequence ACGAAGAAGACCAGATCGAAGCCCTGCGCCGTCGCCTGCGCGCCATGGAGCGTGACGGCCAGCTTATCTATACCCGGCGCGGCACCTATGCCCCGGTAGACAAACTGGACCTGATCTGCGGCCGTATCTCCGGCCACCGCGATGGTTTCGGTTTTCTTATTCCTGACGATGGCAGCGACGACCTGTTCCTCAGCCCATCGCAAATGCGCCTGGTATTCGACGGCGACCGTGCCCTGGCGCGTGTCTCGGGGCTCGACCGCCGTGGTCGCCGTGAAGGTGTGCTGGTAGAGGTCATTTCCCGCGGCCACGAAAGCGTGGTCGGCCGCTACTTCGAAGAAGGCGGCATCGGTTACGTGACGCCGGACAACCCGAAGATCCAGCAGGAAGTGCTGGTGACTGCGGGCCGTAACGGTGGCGCCAAGATCGGCCAGTTCGTCGAGATCAAGATCACCCACTGGCCAACCCCGCGGTTCCAGCCACAAGGCGATGTGGTCGAAGTGATCGGCAACTACATGGCGCCGGGCATGGAAATCGATGTTGCCCTGCGCAGCTATGACATCCCGCACGTCTGGCCCCAGGACGTGATCAAGGAAGCGCGCAAGTTCCGCTCCGATGTCGAAGAGAAGGACAAGGAAAAGCGTATCGACCTGCGCCACTTGCCCTTCGTCACCATCGACGGCGAAGATGCCCGCGACTTTGACGACGCTGTTTATTGTGAGCCGCTTGGCAAGCTGCGGCTGTTCTCCGGTGGCTGGCGCCTCTATGTGGCCATCGCTGACGTGTCCAGCTACGTGCGTCTGGGCTCTGCCCTGGATGTCGAGGCGCAGCAGCGCGGCAACTCGGTGTACTTCCCCGAGCGTGTTGTCCCGATGCTACCCGAGGAACTGTCCAACGGCCTGTGCTCGCTGAACCCGCACGTCGATCGCCTTGCCATGGTCTGCGAAATGACCATGAACAAGGCCGGCCAGATGGTCGACTACCAGTTCTACGAAGGGGTGATCCACTCCCATGCCCGCCTGACCTACAACAAGGTCAGCAGCATGCTCGAACACGCCCGTACCCGTGAGGGCAAGGCGCTGCGCGAGGAGTACAAAGAGGTCCTGCCGGACCTGAAGAACCTGTACAACCTGTACAAGGTGCTGCTCGATGCCCGTCACGCCCGCGGCGCCATCGATTTCGAAACTCAGGAAACCCGCATCATCTTCGGTGAAGAGCGCAAGATCGCGGAAATCCGCCCGACCGTGCGCAACGATGCCCACAAGCTGATCGAGGAATGCATGTTGGCGGCCAACGTCGCCACGGCCGAGTTCCTCAACAAGCATGGCGTGCCGGCGCTGTACCGCGTTCACGATGGTCCGCCACCGGAGCGCCTGGAAAAGCTGCGTGCCTTCCTCGGCGAGCTGGGCCTTAGCCTGCACAAAGGCAAGGACCCGTCGCCCAAGGACTACCAGGCACTACTTGCAAGCATTGCCGGGCGCCCGGACTTCCACCTGATCCAGACGGTGATGCTGCGGTCGCTGAGCCAGGCGGTGTACAGCACCGACAACAACGGCCACTTCGGTTTGAACTACGAGGCGTACACGCACTTTACCTCGCCGATCCGTCGTTACCCGGACCTGCTGGTGCACCGCGCCATCCGCAGCATCATCCGTTCCAAGGTCGATACTCCGCACGTCAAGCGTGCCGGCGCCATGAGCATTCCCAAGGCGCGTATCTATCCGTACGACGTGAATACCCTCGATCAGCTCGGCGAGCAGTGCTCCATGACCGAGCGCCGTGCCGACGAAGCCACCCGTGACGTCGTCAACTGGCTCAAGTGCGAGTTCATGAAGGACCGCGTGGGCGAGACCTTCCCGGGTGTGATCACCGCGGTCACCGGTTTCGGGCTGTTTGTCGAGCTGACCGATATCTACGTCGAAGGCCTGGTGCACGTCAGCGCGCTGCCGGGTGACTACTACCACTTCGACCCCGTGCATCACCGCTTGGCGGGTGAACGTACCGGGCGCAGCTTCCGTCTGGGCGACACCATCGAGGTCAAGGTCATGCGCGTCGATCTCGACGAGCGCAAGATCGACTTCGAAGTGTCCGAGCAGCAACTCGCTGCGCCGATTGGCCGCAAGGGCCGTGGCGCCGCACCGGCCGCCGAAAAAGCCGAGCAGCAGCCAGCGGTGGAGGCCAAGGCCACACCGAAACCGCGCAGCCGCAAGAGCGAGACCGCCGAGGCATACTTCCCGAAAGACGCTGTGCAGCGTAATGCCGAAGTGCGCAAAAGCCGCGAAATGAAGAAGGCGCTGATGACCGACGCGCGCACTGGCGGCAACGCCGGCAGCAAGTCGGACAAAGGCGGCAAGCCCTCCGGCAAGCCCACCAAGCACCGTAAAGGCCCGTCGAAATCCGGCGCGCCACGCAAGAGCAAGAACAAGTCATGA